From a single Apium graveolens cultivar Ventura chromosome 2, ASM990537v1, whole genome shotgun sequence genomic region:
- the LOC141706870 gene encoding putative F-box protein At3g16210, giving the protein MESFLIGGYDTTEPLKKKAKLMHLPSCTNVRRTTELPEEIMNEEILVRLPVEDLLRVRCVCKSWESLFFTPNFVQAHFRNTLNKNSVYRDCLVARKSFGFSLLSRYKETMIHPPRPKVHALCNSRLVGSINGLLCLVHHNEFFLWNPIIGRYRSFTIPREYVPNVDNRSWPRYRYLIGFCWDCMENDYQVIVCYIFSSFRQGVVYSSNSNSWTKLVVPKFVFPSRVFESASGIEQITPTTIVNECPYWCYSRFLPKMRRKYTAIVKFEVQTQKFRSLPEIDYALVRGQNYNFANFMDCLAIMVYKSESPKTSVEIYILHEKSGVWNKVFTIGSPQSNLNIGSLLQGFKFGDEIVIQVIDKVFCYDLQSDEVKGFLGSSNQCKVLECFSYTASFVFLEGMERVQSRTIEEVVV; this is encoded by the coding sequence ATGGAATCCTTTTTAATCGGCGGCTATGATACAACAGAACCATTGAAAAAGAAAGCCAAATTGATGCATCTGCCAAGCTGCACAAATGTTAGAAGAACAACGGAGCTTCCGGAAGAGATAATGAATGAGGAGATACTCGTGAGATTGCCGGTAGAAGATTTACTCAGGGTGCGATGTGTTTGTAAGTCATGGGAATCTCTCTTTTTCACACCTAATTTTGTACAAGCTCATTTTAGAAACACTCTCAATAAAAATTCTGTTTACCGAGATTGTCTTGTAGCTCGCAAATCTTTCGGTTTCAGTCTTCTCTCTCGTTATAAAGAAACTATGATTCACCCTCCTAGGCCCAAAGTCCATGCTCTCTGCAACTCAAGATTGGTTGGTTCCATTAATGGGTTACTTTGTCTAGTCCATCACAATGAATTTTTTTTATGGAATCCAATAATTGGTAGATATAGATCATTCACTATTCCACGAGAGTATGTCCCGAATGTTGATAATCGCTCTTGGCCAAGATATCGATACCTAATTGGATTTTGTTGGGATTGCATGGAAAACGATTATCAGGTGATTGTGTGCTATATTTTTTCAAGTTTTAGGCAAGGCGTTGTTTACTCTTCTAATTCGAATTCCTGGACTAAACTAGTTGTTCCAAAATTTGTGTTTCCTTCACGTGTATTTGAATCTGCATCTGGAATAGAGCAGATTACACCCACTACCATCGTGAACGAATGCCCATACTGGTGCTATTCTAGATTTTTGCCTAAAATGAGGCGTAAATACACCGCTATTGTAAAGTTTGAGGTTCAAACTCAAAAGTTTAGGTCGTTACCGGAAATTGACTACGCCCTAGTTCGCGGACAGAATTATAATTTTGCCAATTTCATGGATTGTCTTGCTATCATGGTGTATAAATCAGAGTCTCCCAAAACATCAGTTGAGATATATATTTTGCATGAGAAATCTGGGGTTTGGAACAAGGTCTTCACTATTGGATCACCACAAAGTAACCTGAATATTGGGTCATTGTTACAAGGTTTTAAGTTTGGTGATGAAATTGTAATACAAGTTATAGACAAAGTTTTCTGCTATGATCTCCAAAGTGATGAAGTTAAGGGTTTTCTGGGTAGTAGTAATCAGTGTAAGGTATTAGAGTGTTTCAGTTATACAGCTAGTTTCGTTTTCCTTGAAGGAATGGAGCGGGTGCAAAGTAGAACCATTGAAGAAGTCGTGGTTTAA